A window from Nitrospira sp. ND1 encodes these proteins:
- a CDS encoding HAD family phosphatase, with protein sequence MAVSQDPDSVAFLFDLDGTLVDSVYQHVLAWREATQAAGIELPVWRIHRQIGMSGGLMLHALWRETGRPVSKDEAERIQRVHADAFAKQAPSLRVLPGAQALLNALTAAHVPYAIATSGRLQSAQHTLKLLKLPPGTPVVTRDQVQRAKPDPDLFLAAAEQLRVPIAKCIVVGDSVWDLLAARRASALGVGLLSGGYGREELERAGAYRTYDDPADLLRHLDECGVRPEPPV encoded by the coding sequence ATGGCCGTTTCGCAGGATCCTGACTCTGTAGCGTTTCTCTTCGATCTGGACGGCACGCTCGTGGATAGTGTTTACCAGCATGTGCTGGCTTGGCGTGAGGCCACCCAAGCGGCAGGAATTGAACTGCCGGTTTGGAGGATTCACCGTCAAATCGGCATGAGCGGTGGCCTCATGTTACATGCGCTCTGGCGGGAAACCGGACGGCCCGTTTCAAAAGACGAGGCGGAGCGCATTCAGCGGGTGCATGCCGACGCCTTTGCGAAACAAGCCCCATCACTCCGGGTGCTGCCCGGGGCGCAAGCATTACTGAACGCATTGACGGCGGCTCACGTGCCCTATGCCATCGCCACCAGCGGGCGACTGCAAAGCGCGCAACATACGTTGAAACTGCTGAAGCTTCCTCCCGGAACTCCCGTGGTGACGCGCGATCAGGTGCAGCGCGCGAAGCCCGATCCTGATTTGTTTCTGGCTGCCGCTGAACAACTTCGCGTTCCGATTGCGAAGTGCATCGTCGTCGGTGACAGCGTGTGGGATCTCTTGGCGGCCCGTCGTGCTTCCGCGCTCGGGGTGGGGCTGTTGTCGGGAGGTTATGGGAGGGAAGAACTGGAACGGGCGGGCGCCTATCGTACCTATGATGATCCGGCGGACCTCTTACGCCACCTGGA
- a CDS encoding OsmC family protein: MKRNASAKWQGDLKTGKGTVSTDSGVLSETQYSFSTRFENGKGTNPEELIAAAHAGCFTMALSGQLGAANLVAEQLATTATVTMEKVEAGWTVTGVHLSVTGKVPKADAASWEKATAAAKAGCPISRLLNATITMDAKLEN, translated from the coding sequence ATGAAACGGAATGCTTCAGCAAAATGGCAAGGAGATCTCAAAACAGGCAAAGGGACGGTCTCGACGGACAGTGGTGTCTTGAGCGAGACGCAATATTCGTTCAGTACGAGATTTGAGAATGGAAAAGGGACGAACCCGGAAGAGCTGATCGCGGCGGCCCACGCCGGCTGTTTTACGATGGCCCTTTCCGGACAGTTGGGCGCGGCGAATCTGGTCGCTGAGCAACTGGCGACCACTGCCACCGTCACGATGGAAAAAGTAGAGGCTGGCTGGACCGTCACGGGCGTGCATTTGTCTGTCACGGGCAAGGTGCCCAAGGCCGATGCCGCCAGTTGGGAGAAAGCGACAGCGGCGGCCAAGGCCGGCTGTCCTATTTCACGGCTGCTCAACGCCACGATCACCATGGATGCGAAGTTGGAGAACTAG
- a CDS encoding glycoside hydrolase family 65 protein translates to MWIPRDKSILSGPDRGEEEAKPAPPLLSANLPFAIDPSWVLVESGFEPGWEHEIESIFTMANGYVGTRGSLAERTSLSSPATFLAGAFEASEAPGGTLELTKLHDWTQLRVLVEGVPLSLETGTTLDHRRILDLQHGLFFRTWRHEDEQGRVTALTCVRAVCHHDRHLLLQSVTITPENYSGTISIESFTEGPQPGTPWSSRVEGEAAVIVRRTDRGTTIAMASHDKLRHENSQEGAGNSPVEGFAEQWTWRAQRSEAARFNRSVVVYSSREVQDPAVAASEHVCRASEAGLDAHILQHAEAWEDRWRASGVEVAGDEMAQRALRFALYHLNSAVNPKDEHASIGARALTGSIYKGHVFWDTEIYLLPFYTFTDPPAARALLQYRFHTLPAARDRARRLGYQGALFAWESADTGEDVTPDTVIAPDGRVVQVLTGIQEHHISADVAYAVWQYWQATADEAFFLAAGADILIETARFWVSRGRLEPDGQYHIRTVIGPDEYHESVDDNAYTNVMAQWNLERAADTVDWLRSRRSDVWPIICERLQVKPDEPDAWRRTAELMTTGFDRSTNLFEQFAGFFQLEEVELQAYRTLPAPIDVMLGRDRTQKSKVVKQADVVALSALLWERFPSAVHEANFRYYEPRTAHGSSLSPALHAFVSARLGDSDLAARYFRDAAAIDLSNHRGNAAGGVHIATLGGLWQAAVFGMGGVRLREDGLVIDPHLPSNWDRLSFPLQWRGRSVSVTIDHEPGQVTVDLRTGEPMTIELSHGPIQEIISNHLYVAHRTGSGWGAWQESRRRSG, encoded by the coding sequence ATGTGGATACCTCGCGACAAATCGATCCTGTCAGGACCGGATCGAGGAGAAGAAGAGGCGAAACCGGCTCCCCCGTTATTGTCGGCCAATCTGCCCTTCGCCATTGACCCAAGCTGGGTTCTGGTCGAATCAGGGTTCGAGCCGGGGTGGGAGCATGAGATCGAGTCGATCTTTACGATGGCGAACGGCTATGTGGGGACGCGGGGTTCGCTCGCCGAACGCACGAGCCTCTCCTCCCCTGCCACCTTCCTGGCCGGAGCGTTTGAGGCCTCTGAGGCCCCAGGAGGTACCCTGGAGCTCACGAAGCTCCATGATTGGACGCAGCTTCGCGTGCTGGTGGAAGGGGTCCCGCTGTCGCTCGAAACCGGAACCACGCTCGATCACCGACGCATCCTTGATTTGCAGCATGGTCTGTTTTTTCGAACCTGGCGGCACGAGGATGAGCAGGGCCGAGTGACGGCCCTCACCTGCGTGCGCGCCGTGTGTCATCACGATCGACACCTCCTGCTCCAATCGGTCACGATCACGCCAGAGAATTATTCCGGTACCATCTCGATCGAATCTTTCACTGAAGGGCCTCAGCCGGGGACACCATGGTCTTCCAGGGTGGAGGGCGAGGCAGCCGTGATCGTGAGGCGGACGGACAGGGGAACGACGATCGCCATGGCATCTCATGACAAGCTGCGACATGAGAACAGTCAGGAGGGAGCGGGCAATAGCCCGGTCGAAGGATTTGCAGAGCAGTGGACGTGGCGGGCCCAAAGGAGCGAGGCGGCCCGGTTCAATCGCTCGGTTGTCGTCTATTCATCCCGCGAGGTACAGGATCCCGCTGTTGCAGCCAGCGAACATGTTTGTCGAGCCTCCGAGGCGGGGCTGGATGCCCACATTCTGCAACATGCGGAAGCCTGGGAGGATCGTTGGCGCGCCAGCGGAGTGGAGGTAGCCGGCGATGAAATGGCGCAGCGCGCGCTACGCTTTGCCCTCTATCATCTCAATAGCGCCGTGAATCCGAAGGACGAGCATGCGTCTATCGGAGCTAGGGCTCTCACCGGCTCCATCTACAAAGGGCACGTCTTCTGGGATACGGAAATCTATCTGCTGCCGTTTTACACTTTTACCGATCCTCCGGCAGCGCGGGCTCTCTTGCAGTACCGTTTCCATACTCTTCCGGCTGCCCGCGACAGGGCGCGGCGGCTGGGATATCAGGGAGCGTTGTTCGCCTGGGAGTCCGCCGATACCGGAGAAGATGTCACGCCGGATACGGTCATCGCACCGGATGGTCGGGTGGTTCAAGTGCTCACAGGGATCCAGGAGCACCATATCAGCGCCGATGTCGCCTATGCGGTTTGGCAATACTGGCAGGCGACGGCGGATGAGGCCTTTTTTCTCGCGGCAGGTGCGGACATTCTCATCGAGACCGCACGATTCTGGGTGAGTCGTGGCCGGTTAGAGCCGGACGGGCAGTATCACATTCGAACGGTCATCGGGCCGGATGAATACCATGAATCCGTGGATGACAATGCGTACACCAATGTCATGGCGCAATGGAACCTGGAGCGGGCCGCGGACACGGTCGACTGGCTCCGCTCGCGCCGTTCCGATGTCTGGCCTATCATATGCGAGCGCTTGCAGGTCAAGCCCGATGAACCGGATGCCTGGCGTCGGACCGCGGAGCTCATGACCACCGGATTCGACCGGTCGACCAATCTGTTCGAGCAATTTGCCGGTTTCTTTCAACTGGAGGAGGTCGAACTCCAGGCGTACCGCACCCTGCCTGCGCCCATCGATGTGATGCTCGGGCGCGACAGGACGCAAAAGTCCAAAGTGGTCAAGCAGGCGGACGTGGTCGCGCTGAGCGCGCTCCTCTGGGAACGATTCCCGTCTGCAGTGCATGAGGCGAACTTTCGTTATTATGAACCCCGTACCGCACATGGCAGCTCCTTAAGTCCCGCCCTTCATGCCTTCGTGAGCGCCAGGCTCGGCGATTCCGACCTGGCCGCGCGTTATTTTCGGGACGCTGCGGCGATCGATCTTTCCAATCACAGGGGTAATGCGGCGGGAGGAGTTCACATCGCTACCCTCGGGGGGCTCTGGCAGGCCGCTGTCTTCGGCATGGGGGGTGTCAGGCTTCGAGAAGACGGGCTTGTCATCGACCCGCACCTTCCATCGAACTGGGATCGGTTGTCGTTCCCGCTGCAATGGAGAGGTCGGAGCGTCTCTGTGACGATCGATCACGAGCCGGGACAGGTGACCGTCGATCTCCGGACCGGCGAACCAATGACCATTGAGTTGAGTCATGGGCCGATCCAAGAGATCATTTCGAACCACCTCTACGTCGCCCATCGGACAGGATCCGGCTGGGGCGCATGGCAGGAATCGAGGCGTCGATCCGGATAA
- a CDS encoding HAD family phosphatase: MTQGATGEQPFHPRSIDLTKFDAVLFDLDGVLTKTAVVHAAAWKRLFDEYLQAKASREQVPFRPFDVMLDYQRYVDGKLRYDGVRAFLESRNIVLPYGTAHDGPEQETVQGLGNKKDGYFQAHLKQHGIELYDDAVRFLRTLRAQGVRTAVVSASKHTAAVLQKTGLADYFDTRVDGIESERLHLAGKPAPDGFLEAARRLQVDPPRAIVVEDAVAGVQAGRNGGFGLVIGVDRTGHAEELTRNGAHLVTSDLAELCV, translated from the coding sequence ATGACACAAGGCGCAACCGGAGAACAACCGTTCCATCCACGGTCCATTGATCTGACCAAGTTCGATGCGGTGCTCTTCGATCTTGACGGAGTCCTCACAAAAACCGCCGTCGTGCATGCAGCCGCCTGGAAACGCTTATTCGATGAGTACCTGCAGGCGAAAGCTTCCCGCGAACAGGTCCCTTTTCGACCCTTTGATGTCATGCTCGACTATCAGCGATACGTTGACGGCAAGCTCCGGTACGACGGGGTACGGGCCTTTCTCGAATCACGCAACATTGTCTTGCCCTATGGCACCGCCCACGATGGCCCGGAGCAGGAAACGGTCCAGGGGCTCGGCAATAAGAAGGACGGGTACTTCCAAGCTCATCTCAAACAGCATGGCATCGAGCTGTATGACGACGCGGTGCGATTTCTTCGGACCCTTCGAGCACAGGGGGTGCGGACAGCGGTCGTCTCAGCCAGCAAGCACACCGCGGCCGTCCTACAAAAGACCGGCCTCGCGGACTACTTCGATACTCGAGTTGACGGCATCGAAAGCGAACGACTCCATCTTGCGGGGAAGCCGGCACCGGATGGTTTCCTCGAAGCGGCACGGCGACTGCAGGTGGATCCACCGCGAGCCATTGTCGTGGAAGACGCCGTTGCGGGCGTGCAGGCCGGGCGCAACGGCGGATTTGGATTGGTCATCGGGGTCGATCGGACCGGCCATGCGGAGGAGCTCACACGAAACGGTGCGCATCTCGTGACGTCCGACTTGGCTGAACTGTGCGTATAG
- a CDS encoding Spy/CpxP family protein refolding chaperone, which yields MSMQNTFRVVVGTLVLAGALVGAGCHRHHTPSERADWMTGKIAKHLDLDDQQKAKLAVVKDEVIAARAESQQEHRVIMEDVIAQVQSDRLDQSKVAQLFERHQAGQTRLMQRVLPKVAEWHATLRQDQKAEAVEHLRKWMERYGEH from the coding sequence ATGAGTATGCAAAACACATTCAGGGTGGTCGTCGGAACGCTGGTCCTGGCCGGAGCGCTTGTCGGTGCCGGGTGCCATCGTCACCATACGCCGTCGGAGCGCGCTGACTGGATGACGGGCAAGATTGCGAAACACTTGGACCTGGATGACCAGCAGAAGGCGAAGCTGGCCGTCGTGAAAGACGAAGTGATCGCTGCCCGGGCCGAGTCACAACAAGAGCACCGGGTCATCATGGAGGATGTGATCGCGCAGGTCCAGAGTGATCGGTTGGATCAGTCCAAGGTGGCCCAATTGTTTGAGCGGCACCAGGCAGGACAGACCCGCTTGATGCAGCGCGTGTTGCCGAAGGTGGCCGAGTGGCATGCGACCCTGCGGCAGGATCAGAAGGCAGAAGCCGTGGAGCACCTTCGCAAGTGGATGGAACGCTACGGAGAGCACTAA
- a CDS encoding antibiotic biosynthesis monooxygenase: MPVTLINVFSVPHTKEAEFVQWWQEVKEHITKQEGFISGKFHTSIKPDSKFNYINVALWENEEVYWKAYEKSVTPMKAKLGELGVEMTPALYRVAFEY; the protein is encoded by the coding sequence ATGCCGGTTACGTTGATCAATGTGTTTTCAGTCCCTCATACCAAAGAAGCGGAATTTGTGCAGTGGTGGCAGGAGGTCAAGGAGCACATCACGAAGCAGGAGGGGTTCATCAGCGGAAAATTCCATACAAGCATCAAGCCGGACAGCAAATTTAACTACATCAACGTAGCGCTCTGGGAGAACGAAGAGGTGTACTGGAAGGCCTACGAAAAGAGCGTCACGCCGATGAAGGCCAAGCTCGGGGAACTGGGGGTTGAAATGACTCCGGCGCTCTATCGCGTCGCCTTCGAGTACTGA
- a CDS encoding STAS domain-containing protein, whose protein sequence is MLKITVSNTNPGTTFVLSGRLAGPWVRELRDCWLKQEFDGPVPCHVDLREVTFIDEAGTTLLSQMYRMGVTIQASGCLTRAIVQNLGKTGVHNHG, encoded by the coding sequence ATGCTGAAGATTACGGTGTCGAATACGAACCCGGGAACCACCTTCGTTCTTTCCGGGCGGTTGGCGGGTCCCTGGGTCCGGGAGCTGCGGGATTGTTGGTTGAAGCAGGAGTTCGACGGGCCGGTCCCATGCCACGTCGATCTCCGGGAAGTGACCTTTATCGATGAGGCGGGCACGACGCTTCTGTCCCAGATGTACCGCATGGGGGTCACGATTCAGGCATCAGGCTGCCTGACCAGGGCCATCGTACAGAATTTAGGCAAGACAGGCGTTCACAATCACGGATGA
- a CDS encoding DoxX family protein produces MYSFFRTDESWAGLILRVVLGGVIFAHGAQKLLGWFGGNGFDGTMGFFTNVMHLPWIVAFLVIIGESIGSLALIAGLLTRFTAASFIVIMLGAIMTVHLPQGFFMNWFGQQQGEGFEFHLLVIAMSLVLLVVGGGKWSLDAVIARWLGEESPALKAREASFALRTF; encoded by the coding sequence ATGTACAGCTTTTTCAGAACGGATGAGTCCTGGGCGGGTTTGATTCTTCGAGTGGTGTTGGGTGGAGTGATCTTCGCCCACGGTGCCCAAAAATTGTTGGGCTGGTTCGGTGGGAATGGCTTCGACGGCACGATGGGCTTCTTTACCAATGTCATGCACTTGCCATGGATCGTGGCGTTCCTGGTCATCATCGGCGAATCCATCGGGAGTCTGGCCCTGATTGCCGGATTGCTGACGCGCTTCACGGCGGCCAGCTTCATTGTGATTATGCTCGGCGCGATCATGACGGTGCACTTGCCGCAGGGGTTCTTCATGAACTGGTTTGGGCAGCAGCAAGGTGAGGGTTTTGAGTTCCATCTCCTGGTGATCGCCATGAGCCTTGTGCTGCTGGTCGTCGGTGGCGGCAAGTGGTCGCTGGACGCCGTAATCGCCCGGTGGCTTGGTGAGGAATCCCCGGCTCTCAAGGCGCGGGAAGCGAGTTTCGCTCTGCGCACGTTCTGA